A window of Nitratireductor kimnyeongensis genomic DNA:
CTCGTCCATGACCGGAGAAATGCGACCTGCAGCCAAAAGCGGCCAGACATGCGCTTCAAGTTCGGTGGCAATACGCGCCTTGAATGCCACAGACCGGGGTCTGAGTGTGGATCCCGTATGGGTGAGCCGCTTGCGCATGATCAACGAGAAATCCACCGTGGCGCGGGGTCCTTTTAAGAAGGCGATCTGCACGATGCGTCCATCCATAGCGGCCGCCTCGTAATTGCGTTCGATGTAATCACCGCCGATCATATCGAGAATGACATCGGCCCCATGACCGTCCGTCTCTTCCTTCACGGCCTCAACGAAATCCTCATCGCAATAATTGACCGAGCGCACCGCGCCCAGCAAGGTACAGGCAGCGCACTTTTTGGCAGAGCCCGCTGTTGCAATCACCTTCGACCCCAGAGCTTTAGCCAGTTGGATCGCAGTCGTGCCTATCCCTGAGGAACCGCCATGAACCAGCAGTGTCTCTCCCTCCTTGAGGCCGCCACGCTGATATACGTTGTGCCACACTGTGAAGAAGGTTTCAGGGATCGCGGCCGCTTCAAGAAAGGTGAGATCGCGTGGAATCGGCAGAGCATTCGTCTCATGAGTCAAGCAATATTCGGCATAGCCGCCGCCTGGTGTGAGAGCGGCGACGCGGTCGCCAACCTGCCAGCGCTTTACGTTTTCACCCACGGCTGCCACCTCGCCGGCAACCTCCAGACCGGGTAGATCAGAAGCGCCGGGCGGCGCCGGATACAAGCCCTTCCTCTGAAAAACATCAGGTCGATTGATGCCGGCGGCGCGTACCCTGATCAGGATTTCCCCATCGCCCGGCTTCGGCACCACCCGCTGCTCTGGCTTCAAAACACTTGGTTCACCCGGTTCGCTGATGGCGATCACCGTCATCTTTTCTGGAAGTGCTGTGTTGTTCATCATGCCCCTGTTGATTTGAAGAACGTCTGACAACACAATCGGCTAGCGATGCATTTGGATCAAGGTCAATCCCGGCCACTGCCAACCTGGCACGACCGAGAGGCTGCAAGGCTCACGGGCATCCAAGGACAGCTATCCAGATGACGGAAGGATGAATGATGGCCATTTTCGACGAGGAAGAGAGGAAGCCGATAGCCAGCCACCAGATTGGGCAAGATCTATCCCTACTATCGGTGGACGAGCTCAAGTACCGGATCACGCAATTGCAGGAAGAAATATTGCGGATCGAACGAGAGGTCGAAAGCAAGGGCGCAACCAAAACTGCGGCCGAGGCATTGTTTCATCGCAGCTGACCCGTTTCAAACTGCGCAATCATGGCCTTGAGCGGCGGTTTTGCGATGCAATTGACGGACTTATTCGCACATACTGTCAATCGCATGTCTCGAAGACGCCATCAAAGAGTCTGCGGCCTTGCTCGCGCCATGTTTCAATGGCGACGGCATCAGTCGACAGACGCCGGCCTGTTCGAACCCATATTCTCCTCGGAACCCTTTCATGCTGTCACCTCTCGGCTCCATAATTGCTCTTCTTCTTGGCACTGCCTTCCTATTGACGGGGTCGGGTCTTCACGGGCTTCTCCTACCGCTACGCGGGCAGATGGAAGGGTTTCCCACGGCCTCTCTGGGCGCTTTGGGTGCTGCCTGGGCGGTAGGCTTCGTGGCGGGTTGCTTCATAGCACCCCGCATCGTGCGCCGAGCCGGCCATGTCCGCGCCTTTGGCGCTTTTGCGGCTGCGGGCGCGATTATCGCATTGCTGACCGGCATGTGGGTGGATCCAACCGGTTGGGTGGTCCTTCGCATATTCACCGGCTTCACCATGGCGGGCGCGTTCATGGTGATCGAGAGCTGGTTGAACGAAAAGTCGACGAATGAAAATCGCGGCACCGTTTTCGGCATCTACATGATGCTGACCTATGGATCGCTGACCGCGGGTCAGATGACGGTTGCCTTCGGCAACGTTTCCAACACGATCCTTTTTATGACCACAGGCATATTGTTCTGCATGGCGCTCATTCCGACAGCGGTATCGAAGGCTGTGAGCCCGGAGCCGCTGGCGCAGGTTTCGCTTGATTTGAAAGGACTTTACCACAACTCGCCGGTCTCTTTTCTTGGCTGTGTGCTCGTCGGGATTGCAAACGGCGCCTGGGGCACACTTGGAGCTGTCTATGGGGGTCTCATAGGCATTTCGACATTGCAGATCGCCACAATGATGAGCATTGCCGTTCTTGCGGGGGCGGCACTGCAGCTTCCTGCAGGACGCCTCTCTGATCGAATCGATCGTCGCCTCGTCATAGCGGGCGCGTCTTTCGGCTCGGGCCTGTTAGGGCTGCTCATTTTTCTGAGCGCCCCGCGCGACGGCACCTATGTGATCGCGATGACCGCCATCTATGGCGCTTTCGCCTATACGCTTTATTCGATCATCGTGGCGCATGCCAACGACCACGCGACCCCGGAGGATTTTGTTAAAGTCGCAAGCGGACTGCTCTTCCTTTATGGCTTCGGCACCATGCTTGGACCATTGATCGGAGGCGTGCTTATGGAAATCATGCGGCCGGAAAGCCTCTTCCTCATTACCGCGCTCGCGCATTTCAGCCTTGGCGCCTACGCCCTGCTTCGAATCTCGCAGCGCGCACCGGTTCCCGTGGACGAGCGCGAGGCCTTCAAAACGCTGCCGTCCGAACGCGCCGTCACGCCTCAGGCAGCCGTTCTTGATCCGCGCAGTGACACGGACGAAAATTTGGCTGAGACTGTCGAATAAGCTTCACAAAACAAGTCTATCAAACTCACGGTCGCTGTTTCCGCGCGATACCAAAAACAAGGCCCCCGCACCGAAAAAATTCGAGGCGGAGGCCGACGGTCCTGCGCGGACCACATGTCAAAAGGGAATCCGTCAGTCACGAGCACATCAATAGTGTTCCGGCTGACATTCATAGCAGAAGACGAAATCTCTCTAATCGATTTCGCTTCGCAAAGTGCCCTTGCAACAAGGGCCGGAACGGGGTTCCGGCTTTCAGTCAACAGGACGTTCCCTCAATGCGCGTGATTGTTTCACATGCATCCAAAAGAAAGCATGTGGGCAACGACCTAGTGACGGGTAACCGCCGATTTGAGCTTTTCCATCTCGTCCTTGATGGCCAACTTGCGTCGCTTGAGTTGAGCCACATCGAGTTCGTCGACCGATGGATGGAGCTTCGCATCGTCGATTTCACGCTCCAGTTCACCGTGTTTGCGCTTCAACTCTGCAAGATGGGATTCAAGAGACATGATTGGGCTCTCCTTTGCTTCCTCGAGAACTCACCGGCCCCAATGCCCGCCCGCAGGAACCGGCGATCTAGACAGTGTGCCACCACAAATGTGGCTTGTCGAACACCTGCTGGTAGCATTTCCTGAAACACTGAAATGTGGTATAAGCGCCGCCGCTGCCGGGATGAACTCGACGGCATCGCCGGGTTGCTCATTCAACAGTGGATATCTCACTTGTGTTTGCAGCCAAACTTTCGCGCATGTGGGTCAACTGACTGTGGTGACATCTGAACAGGAACAGGCGGAGATTCGTCTTGAATTCGCCCGCCTCAAGCAGGATCACGCGGATTTCGATGCCGCAATCAACGCGATGATCGCTACAGGCAGCGATCCACTTCGCATCCAGCGCATGAAGAAAAAGAAACTGGCTCTGAAAGACAGACTCCAAGAACTGGAAGACAATATTATCCCGGACATCATCGCCTGAACCTCCTGTTTTGGAGAACTTGCCGCCTGGCGAGCTTGCGGTGACGGTCGGTTTTGACTACAGCCTCATTTTTGATTGCGAGGGGATCTGATGGCTGAGCGGTCCGCCCGTGTGGCGATTATCATGGGAAGCCAATCCGACTGGGCAACGATGCGGCATGCCGCTGACACGCTCGACCAACTGGGAGTCGAGTATGAGGCGCGAATTGTCTCTGCACACCGCACACCGGAGCGCCTTTACGACTTCGCCAGAAACGCCCGCAACGAGGGTTTCCAGACGATCATCGCAGGTGCCGGCGGCGCTGCTCACCTGCCAGGCATGACGGCAGCACTGACACCGCTTCCCGTTTTTGGCGTACCGGTCGAATCCAAAGCGCTCTCTGGACAGGATTCACTTCTCTCCATCGTGCAGATGCCGGCTGGCATTCCAGTTGGTACACTCGCCATCGGCCGTGCTGGCGCCATCAACGCAGCACTCTTGTCCGCGGCTGTGTTGGCGCTCCACGACGCGAATCTGTCAGAACGGCTCGATGCCTGGCGCCTAGAACAAACGGCAGGCGTTGCCGATTATCCGGTCGATTGAGCATGAATACCCCTCTCCCTCAAGGCGCGACGATCGGCATTCTCGGCGGCGGTCAACTTGGGCGCATGCTGGCAATGGCGGCAGCTAAGCTGGGCTATCGCACCGTGGTGCTGGACCCGGCCGCCGACAGCCCGGCAGCGCAGGTTGCCAATACCTTCATTCACGCCGCTTATGATGACACCGCCGCTCTCAAGGCGCTTCTCCGGCAGAGCGATGTAATTACCTACGAGTTTGAGAATGTACCCGTAGCGACGGCCTTGTCCCTTTCCGAGGAAGCTTCGGTCTTTCCCCCGCCGGAAGCACTTGAGGCCGCACAAGACAGGCTGGCGGAGAAAATCTTCTTGAACGCGGCTGGAATATCCACAGCCCCATTCGTCTCTGTGGACAATGATGCCGACCTTGCGCGAGGACTGGAGCGTTTTTCAGGTGGTGTGCTCAAGACTCGCCGTATGGGCTATGACGGCAAGGGCCAACGTGTCTTTCGCAATGTCGACCCAACCACACACCAAGGTGTCTTCTCGGATATGGGGAGCGTGCCGCTCATTCTGGAAGCTTTGGTTCCGTTTCGGCGGGAAATCTCGGTTATCGCTGCACGATCAATTGATGGAAGCATCGCCATTTACGACCCTGCTGAGAACGAACATAGGGACGGCATACTGCACCGTTCGATCGTCCCCGCACGCGTCGGTCCCGGCACTCTCAGCGCGGCAAAACAGGCTGCAACTGAAATCCTGGGGTCACTTCACTATGTGGGTGTGCTTGGCGTGGAGTTCTTTGTGCTCGATAGCGGCAAGGTGCTCGTCAACGAAATCGCTCCCCGCGTCCACAACTCCGGGCACTGGACCGAAGCGGCCTGCACGGTGTCCCAGTTCGAACAGCACATTCGCGCTGTGGCTGGCCTCCCGCTGGGCGACACACGCCGCCACTCAGACTGCCTGATGGAAAACCTGATCGGCGATGAGGTTCTGCGCGCATCCGAACTGCTCGAAGAACCTGATCTGATGCTCCATCTCTACGGCAAAACCGAAAGCAGGCCTGGCCGCAAGATGGGCCACTTCACCCGCCTTACAAACAACTGAGATCGCCTTCTTCGCATTCAGCGAGCGCTGCCAGCTCCTCTGTACGCTTCTCGGTGAGTTTCTGAAGACATTGAGCGCGCATCATAGGTTCGATGGAGCCACCACGCACAGCCAGCGTCTCAAGATCGCAGTGTGCATCACGAAAGCCGATCCATGCCCGCTGCGCGTCGCGCAACAAGGTGCGTGCATCTTCATTGCCTGAATAGCGCGTCCTGACGGCATCATACTGCGCATTAAGAGCTGTATCGGCAGCCTCATAATCTCGGGCTGCGCATTGTGTCATGTCGATCTGAGTCTGGGCATCGTCACAATTCAGTTCCTCGGCCTGCGCTGCGAAATCGAAAGGGGCAAGCATCAACAGGATGGCGACCGAACAAAAATAGTTGCGAAAAAACATATCAAACTCCTCTGATCTGCATGTTCGATGCAGAACCGACATTGTCTGCCGTCTGAATCACGTGATTCATCCTGCAGCGGCCCGGTGAAAGGTTGACACAGACAAGCATCCTCGTCTATGAGCCCATCGACTTGTGGCGCGCCATGGATGCGCGCCTTCTCATTTCGGGCCGCAAGGCCAACCACGGACAAGAACGATGAAGATCAAAAACTCGCTCAAGGCGCTGAAGACCCGTCACCGGGAAAACCGCATGGTCCGTCGCAAGGGCCGCATCTACATCATCAACAAGTCCAACCCGCGCTTCAAGGCACGGCAGGGCTGATCCGCCAGTTTTGGCGGACTTCACGCGAAATTCAGTTTCTCTTTGACCATGCCGCGCCTATGATTGCGGCATGGCACGATTCATGATCGCATTCTTCGCTGCTGTTCTCATGGGCCTGCCAACGACGCAGGCAGCGGAAGGTAGCAAGACCCTTTCCGGCATCGAAACCCTGGTGCCCGACCGACAGGCGCGCCTCGACGCGCTCTTCCTTGATCTCAAGAAAGAAACCAACGAACGTGCAGCACGTCGCATTGCGCTGCGGATTGGCGAAACCTGGGCCAACTCAGGTAGCGATACGGCGAATCTGCTGATCGGCTGGGCGAACGATGCGATGAAGGCGGAGAAGTTTTCCGTCGCGCTCGATTTTCTCGACCAAGTGGTCATGCTCTTTCCCGACTATGCCGAGGGCTGGAACCGACGGGCCACGGTTCATTTCATGATGAACGACTACTCCCGTTCGATGGCTGACATATCCCGAACGCTCGAACTGGAGCCACGCCATTTCGGTGCGCTGGCAGGTATGGCCCGTATCCTGCAGGCCACAGGTCGGCAGGAACAGGCTCTCACAGCCTATGAGCAGGTTTTGAACATCTATCCGATGCTGCGCAGTGCGCAGAACGCTGTCGCCGAGATATCTGACGAGCTGGCCGGTCAGGGCATCTAAACAGGCTCAGGGAAAATGCCTGTTTGCCTTTGAACGCCGGCGGAAACGCCCGCCGGCGTAGCAACCTTCAAGAGTGGTTCAGATTCCGCCGAGACCGTCGGAACCGATATAGGCAATGCGCAGCATATTGGTAGCACCGGGCGTACCGAGGGGTACACCGGCCGTGACGATCACGCGATTGCCTGGCTTGGCAAAGCCCTCTTCATACGCAATGCGGCAGGCTCGGTTGACCATGTCATCGAGGTCAGCCGCATCCTCCGTAACGACACAATGCGTTCCCCAAACAAGTGACAGCCGCCGCGCAGTCTCCACCACCGGCGACAACGCAATGATCGGCACCTGCGGCCGCTCACGGGCTGCGCGCAACCCGGTGGTGCCTGAGGAGGTGTAGGAGATGATCGCCGACAGGTTGAGCGTTTCGGCAATTTGACGCGCGGCCATGGAAATTGCATCCGCGCCGGTTGGCTCCGGCTCGGTCCGCTGACCATAAATGATGGTCGGGTAGGTCGGATCCTGCTCCACCTTGGTGGCGATCGAGTTCATTGTCGCGACCGCCTCGACCGGATAGTCGCCGGCTGCGGACTCCGCCGACAGCATAACCGCGTCCGCCCCCTCGAAAACGGCGGTCGCTACGTCAGATACTTCCGCACGGGTCGGCACAGGAGCGGAAATCATCGATTCCAGCATCTGTGTGGCGACCACAACCGGCTTGCCGGCACGCCGGCACGCACGGGTGATCTGCTTCTGGATGCCGGGGACAGCCTCGAGCGGCATTTCCACACCGAGATCCCCACGCGCCACCATCAATGCGTCGGAAAGCTCGATAATCTCGGCAAGACGCTTAACCGCCTGCGGCTTCTCGATCTTGGCGAGAAGCGCTGCCCGACCGCGCGCCACCTTGCGCACCTCGGCCATATCCTCGGGCCTCTGGATGAAGGAAAGCGCGATCCAATCGACATCGGAAGAGAGCACCGCATCAAGATCCTTGCGATCCTTGTCGGTGAGAGCGCCCATGGGAAGATCCGTGTCCGGCAGGCTGACACCCTTGCGGTCGGAGATCTTGTTGCCGGCCACCACCTCACAGGTGATCGCCTTGCCGTCACTCTTCACGGCCTTGAGCTGCAATCGCCCGTCATCTATGAGCAGGCGGTGTCCCGGCTCGACCGATTTCAGAATCTCGGGATGCGGCAAATGAACCCGCCTGTCATTGCCCGGCTCGGGATTATCGTCGAGCGTGAAGGTTTGCCCGACAGTGAGGTCAACACTCTTTTCGGCAAACGTGCCCACTCGGAGCTTAGGTCCCTGCAGATCGGCGAGAATGCCGATAGGGTGGCCAACTTTTTTCTCAACCGCTCGAATGCGGCTTACCAAGGTTCGCATCAGATCGTGGCTGGCGTGGCTCATGTTGATGCGGAACACATCGGCCCCAGCCTCAAACAGGCGCTGGATGCTCTCTTCTTCTGAAGACGCGGGCCCGAGCGTGGCGAGAATCTTTACCTTGCGATTGCGCCTCATTGGGAGGCATCCGAATTCGTCAGCGTGCTGCTGTCAGCCGGTCCGTCAGTCAAATCCACCATCCAGTTTTCCTGCTCGCGCGTGTCATATTCCTGGAATCCGGCACGCTGGAAGCCCCGCGCAAAACAATCATTGGTACCGGCAATCTTGAACTCAGTCAGTGCAACACACATCTGCACCTTACCCTCCCACCGGCCGCCGCTGGCGGCGTCCTCTGCATAGAGGTAGTAATAGCGCGATTCCAGCGGCCCCTCGATCAGGGTCTTGCAGCTCGATTTCTCGATCCGCCACCAGCCTTCGCTCACCCAGCCCGAAGCCGTGCGATAGCCAATGGCAACACCAACGAGATTCTGTGTGGAGTTACAGACGCGGAAATCTGCAAACGCCGTTGTGGGCGCAAACACGACGCCTCCCAGTCCGGTCGCTACAGCCAGCAGAAAAGCCCGCCGGCGTTTCGCGTGCGACGCCCGTCGAAGCATTTTTGAGAACCTTGAATCCGACCTGAGCATATTTTCCTTTTCGGCAATGTCCGGCCCCCTGTCAACGCGCCATTGCCTACCAGCGCGTGTTTTCCATCACAGCCTTGCAGAACGGTGCGCAACATGAAAGGACGAGATTACGCTGTGATAGGCGCACATTTATGACCCCACCAGTTTTCCCCGGAACCTGCTCGATGAACGCCCTCCGTTTTACATCACCGTTCGAATTGATTCCCGGTGATCCCGCCACGGGGGTCGTCCTGATTGCAGATCACGCAAAGCGCGCGCTGCCTGAAGCATATGGTGCGCTGGGTCTGCCGGCGTCAGAATTTGAACGACACATCGCCTACGACATCGGCGTGGAGATGGTCACTCGCACCCTCTCTGCAAAGCTCGGGGTGCCCGCGGTCCTGGGCGGTTTCTCAAGATTGCTCATCGATCCCAATCGCGGCATCAATGACCCGACTCTGATCCGGCAGATCTACGACGGCACGATCATTCCTGGAAATTACCCCCTGAGCCCAGAAGAACGGCAAAACCGGATCGATCAATTTTATCGCCCTTTTCATGACGCCGTCGCCGCGGCCGTGGACGGAGTCGAAAAAGCAATTGGCGGAGCGCCGTTGATCATCGCAATCCACTCATTCACGCCGTCTCTGCTCGGTCGAAAACGTCCCTGGGAGGTCGGTATCCTTTGGGACATCGACAATCGCGCGGCCAGCCCTCTGATCGAAACACTCAGAGCCGATGGTGAACTGACCGTGGGCGACAACGAGCCATATGACGGCGCCTATCCCGGCGACACCATGCATCAGCACGCCACCACGCGGGGATTCCCCTATGCACTTGTCGAGATTCGCCAGGATTTAATTGCCGGCCAAGACGGCGCGATCGGCTGGGCAGAAAGGTTGAGCCTCATGGTTGAAGCAATCAATGCGCGGCCCGATATCCATCAGGTGAAGCACTTTGGGTCCCGAACAGAGCACATGTGAGGAAATGCCATGACACCGCTGAGTGAAGAAAAGAAGCGCGACCTGGAAGCAGCCGCGTTTCGCCGCCTGATCGATCATCTGCGCTCTCGGACCGATGTCCAAAACATCGATATGATGAACCTGGCCGGCTTTTGCCGCAATTGCCTGTCGAACTGGTACAGGGACGCTGCCGAAGCTGAAGGGATCGCGCTTTCCAAGGAGGAATCACGTGAGATCGTCTACGGCATGCCCTATGAGGAATGGCGCGAGAAATATCAGACCGAGGCAAATGCGGAACAGAAGGCGGCTTTCGAGACCAATCGTCCGGAAGAGATCTGACCAATCCTCCATCTGGCGGGAACAGCCTCATTGAGCGCAGCAAATCCCTTGACCGATGGGGCTCTCTGGGGCATCGAACCTGCCACGCCTCAACGCCCGACTCGCGGGCTTTCAAAACAATCGACCGGAGTTTTGCATGGCCGACGACATCACGACCGAGACCGCCGACACAGTGGCCGCTGGCCAGCTTCGCGCTTTCATAGAGCGCGTGGAACGACTTGAAGAAGACAAGAAGACCATTTCGGAAGACATCAAGGAAGTCTATGCCGAAATGAAAGCCAACGGCTTCGACACCAAGGCCGTGCGTTCCATCGTACGATTGCGCAAGAAGGACCAGGCCGAACGCCAGGAAGAAGAAGCCATGATCGACCTCTACAAGGCCGCACTTGGCATGGAATAACGCATGGATTGGTTGGGCGCTGATTTGAAGGCGCCCGGCACTTCGGTCCACGCCCCGGTGCACGATTCTACATTTTCACGAGAGCTGGGTTTCTCTCGCCATCTTCCTTGCGGGAATACCTTGCGGGGGAAACTCCAGTGGAC
This region includes:
- a CDS encoding 5-(carboxyamino)imidazole ribonucleotide synthase; this translates as MNTPLPQGATIGILGGGQLGRMLAMAAAKLGYRTVVLDPAADSPAAQVANTFIHAAYDDTAALKALLRQSDVITYEFENVPVATALSLSEEASVFPPPEALEAAQDRLAEKIFLNAAGISTAPFVSVDNDADLARGLERFSGGVLKTRRMGYDGKGQRVFRNVDPTTHQGVFSDMGSVPLILEALVPFRREISVIAARSIDGSIAIYDPAENEHRDGILHRSIVPARVGPGTLSAAKQAATEILGSLHYVGVLGVEFFVLDSGKVLVNEIAPRVHNSGHWTEAACTVSQFEQHIRAVAGLPLGDTRRHSDCLMENLIGDEVLRASELLEEPDLMLHLYGKTESRPGRKMGHFTRLTNN
- the pyk gene encoding pyruvate kinase, producing MRRNRKVKILATLGPASSEEESIQRLFEAGADVFRINMSHASHDLMRTLVSRIRAVEKKVGHPIGILADLQGPKLRVGTFAEKSVDLTVGQTFTLDDNPEPGNDRRVHLPHPEILKSVEPGHRLLIDDGRLQLKAVKSDGKAITCEVVAGNKISDRKGVSLPDTDLPMGALTDKDRKDLDAVLSSDVDWIALSFIQRPEDMAEVRKVARGRAALLAKIEKPQAVKRLAEIIELSDALMVARGDLGVEMPLEAVPGIQKQITRACRRAGKPVVVATQMLESMISAPVPTRAEVSDVATAVFEGADAVMLSAESAAGDYPVEAVATMNSIATKVEQDPTYPTIIYGQRTEPEPTGADAISMAARQIAETLNLSAIISYTSSGTTGLRAARERPQVPIIALSPVVETARRLSLVWGTHCVVTEDAADLDDMVNRACRIAYEEGFAKPGNRVIVTAGVPLGTPGATNMLRIAYIGSDGLGGI
- a CDS encoding DUF1192 domain-containing protein yields the protein MAIFDEEERKPIASHQIGQDLSLLSVDELKYRITQLQEEILRIEREVESKGATKTAAEALFHRS
- the ykgO gene encoding type B 50S ribosomal protein L36, coding for MKIKNSLKALKTRHRENRMVRRKGRIYIINKSNPRFKARQG
- a CDS encoding DUF1244 domain-containing protein → MTPLSEEKKRDLEAAAFRRLIDHLRSRTDVQNIDMMNLAGFCRNCLSNWYRDAAEAEGIALSKEESREIVYGMPYEEWREKYQTEANAEQKAAFETNRPEEI
- a CDS encoding MFS transporter yields the protein MLSPLGSIIALLLGTAFLLTGSGLHGLLLPLRGQMEGFPTASLGALGAAWAVGFVAGCFIAPRIVRRAGHVRAFGAFAAAGAIIALLTGMWVDPTGWVVLRIFTGFTMAGAFMVIESWLNEKSTNENRGTVFGIYMMLTYGSLTAGQMTVAFGNVSNTILFMTTGILFCMALIPTAVSKAVSPEPLAQVSLDLKGLYHNSPVSFLGCVLVGIANGAWGTLGAVYGGLIGISTLQIATMMSIAVLAGAALQLPAGRLSDRIDRRLVIAGASFGSGLLGLLIFLSAPRDGTYVIAMTAIYGAFAYTLYSIIVAHANDHATPEDFVKVASGLLFLYGFGTMLGPLIGGVLMEIMRPESLFLITALAHFSLGAYALLRISQRAPVPVDEREAFKTLPSERAVTPQAAVLDPRSDTDENLAETVE
- a CDS encoding DUF2312 domain-containing protein, which codes for MADDITTETADTVAAGQLRAFIERVERLEEDKKTISEDIKEVYAEMKANGFDTKAVRSIVRLRKKDQAERQEEEAMIDLYKAALGME
- a CDS encoding DUF1036 domain-containing protein; protein product: MLRRASHAKRRRAFLLAVATGLGGVVFAPTTAFADFRVCNSTQNLVGVAIGYRTASGWVSEGWWRIEKSSCKTLIEGPLESRYYYLYAEDAASGGRWEGKVQMCVALTEFKIAGTNDCFARGFQRAGFQEYDTREQENWMVDLTDGPADSSTLTNSDASQ
- a CDS encoding YdcH family protein, encoding MVTSEQEQAEIRLEFARLKQDHADFDAAINAMIATGSDPLRIQRMKKKKLALKDRLQELEDNIIPDIIA
- a CDS encoding YdcH family protein, encoding MSLESHLAELKRKHGELEREIDDAKLHPSVDELDVAQLKRRKLAIKDEMEKLKSAVTRH
- a CDS encoding NAD(P)H-quinone oxidoreductase, which gives rise to MMNNTALPEKMTVIAISEPGEPSVLKPEQRVVPKPGDGEILIRVRAAGINRPDVFQRKGLYPAPPGASDLPGLEVAGEVAAVGENVKRWQVGDRVAALTPGGGYAEYCLTHETNALPIPRDLTFLEAAAIPETFFTVWHNVYQRGGLKEGETLLVHGGSSGIGTTAIQLAKALGSKVIATAGSAKKCAACTLLGAVRSVNYCDEDFVEAVKEETDGHGADVILDMIGGDYIERNYEAAAMDGRIVQIAFLKGPRATVDFSLIMRKRLTHTGSTLRPRSVAFKARIATELEAHVWPLLAAGRISPVMDEAFPLEEAWRAHERMEDGAHIGKIVLNVA
- a CDS encoding N-formylglutamate amidohydrolase, coding for MNALRFTSPFELIPGDPATGVVLIADHAKRALPEAYGALGLPASEFERHIAYDIGVEMVTRTLSAKLGVPAVLGGFSRLLIDPNRGINDPTLIRQIYDGTIIPGNYPLSPEERQNRIDQFYRPFHDAVAAAVDGVEKAIGGAPLIIAIHSFTPSLLGRKRPWEVGILWDIDNRAASPLIETLRADGELTVGDNEPYDGAYPGDTMHQHATTRGFPYALVEIRQDLIAGQDGAIGWAERLSLMVEAINARPDIHQVKHFGSRTEHM
- the purE gene encoding 5-(carboxyamino)imidazole ribonucleotide mutase, with the translated sequence MAERSARVAIIMGSQSDWATMRHAADTLDQLGVEYEARIVSAHRTPERLYDFARNARNEGFQTIIAGAGGAAHLPGMTAALTPLPVFGVPVESKALSGQDSLLSIVQMPAGIPVGTLAIGRAGAINAALLSAAVLALHDANLSERLDAWRLEQTAGVADYPVD
- a CDS encoding lysozyme inhibitor LprI family protein, producing MFFRNYFCSVAILLMLAPFDFAAQAEELNCDDAQTQIDMTQCAARDYEAADTALNAQYDAVRTRYSGNEDARTLLRDAQRAWIGFRDAHCDLETLAVRGGSIEPMMRAQCLQKLTEKRTEELAALAECEEGDLSCL